A single genomic interval of Candidatus Hydrogenedentota bacterium harbors:
- a CDS encoding PhoPQ-activated pathogenicity yields MRRLTMAAVALALLAVLSFPASATYLTVTKIGEGTVSPGIGANNLSWLSRVTLRATPAAGWVFDRWEGDMAGKPNPYTFYITSDKTASAIFRPVTPTSSNALVRYVGLNDPTTSATLIDTDTHLGWDGYEMSLNSQSWRTSADVDRPLWQHDLTMAVPWFSGDDCIFLINGGSNPLKYPSPDSTIALVAIALGVKYAQLDQVPNQPLYFTDEVNNERTEDEILAYSLDKYLLTGDYKWPVHCAMVKSAVKAMDMIQKQRKEVDDFLVIGASKRGWATWLTTAVDPRVKYILPIVIDVLNFPEQVEHHWESYGLYSSAIQDYVDFNLFCRVDTDPLAPDLLNIVDPYRYISKYTMPKFIVNASGDQFFLPDSSRYYFHDLPNQNQTWLRYFPNKDHYMDGVLDDYNNLLGLLTWGSNVMNGTANPQYSWYIDGNGALIVQTPSNPDSVKLWQATNPNGRDFRLESVGPIYTSSTLTDQGGGTYIGYCPPPAQGWTAFFVELTFGTQVFTTEIVVTPDTLPFDGLGCWQ; encoded by the coding sequence ATGAGACGCCTGACAATGGCAGCAGTAGCGCTTGCCTTGCTTGCAGTTCTAAGCTTTCCGGCAAGCGCAACCTATCTCACGGTGACCAAGATCGGAGAGGGAACGGTCAGCCCTGGGATAGGAGCGAACAATCTGTCGTGGCTATCGCGGGTCACACTTCGCGCCACGCCTGCGGCGGGTTGGGTATTTGACAGGTGGGAAGGCGACATGGCGGGCAAGCCGAATCCCTACACGTTCTACATTACCAGCGACAAGACGGCGAGCGCGATCTTCAGACCCGTTACCCCGACGTCGAGCAATGCGCTCGTGCGGTACGTGGGCCTAAACGATCCCACCACCAGCGCGACATTGATCGACACAGACACACACCTGGGATGGGACGGGTATGAGATGTCGCTGAACTCGCAGTCCTGGCGCACGTCAGCGGATGTTGACCGCCCGCTTTGGCAGCATGACCTGACCATGGCGGTTCCGTGGTTCTCGGGCGACGACTGCATCTTCCTGATCAATGGCGGCAGCAACCCGTTGAAGTATCCGAGTCCGGATTCGACGATTGCCTTGGTCGCGATTGCGCTCGGTGTGAAATACGCTCAGCTCGACCAAGTGCCGAATCAGCCGCTGTATTTCACGGACGAAGTGAACAATGAACGCACTGAAGACGAGATCCTTGCGTACAGTCTGGACAAGTATCTGCTGACGGGCGATTACAAGTGGCCGGTTCACTGCGCCATGGTGAAATCCGCCGTGAAAGCGATGGACATGATCCAGAAGCAGCGCAAAGAAGTGGATGACTTCCTGGTGATCGGGGCGTCGAAGCGGGGCTGGGCAACCTGGCTTACGACCGCCGTCGATCCACGCGTGAAGTACATCCTTCCCATCGTTATAGACGTGCTCAACTTCCCGGAACAGGTCGAGCACCATTGGGAGTCCTACGGACTGTATTCGAGCGCGATTCAGGACTACGTTGACTTCAACCTGTTCTGCCGCGTGGATACGGATCCGCTGGCGCCTGACCTGCTGAATATCGTGGACCCGTACCGGTATATCTCGAAGTACACGATGCCGAAGTTCATCGTCAACGCGTCCGGCGATCAGTTCTTCCTGCCGGATTCGTCGCGGTATTACTTCCACGATCTTCCGAATCAGAACCAGACATGGCTTCGTTACTTCCCCAACAAGGACCATTACATGGACGGCGTGTTGGATGACTACAACAACCTCCTCGGTCTTTTGACGTGGGGTTCGAATGTCATGAATGGCACTGCGAATCCACAGTACTCCTGGTACATCGACGGAAACGGCGCGCTGATTGTGCAGACGCCGAGCAATCCCGATTCGGTCAAGCTGTGGCAGGCAACGAATCCGAATGGGCGTGATTTCCGGCTTGAGTCCGTTGGACCCATCTACACGAGTTCAACGCTGACCGATCAGGGTGGCGGCACGTATATTGGTTATTGTCCGCCGCCGGCTCAGGGATGGACTGCTTTCTTCGTGGAGTTGACCTTTGGTACGCAGGTCTTCACGACGGAGATCGTGGTTACTCCGGACACTCTCCCCTTTGATGGATTGGGCTGCTGGCAATAG